In Sorghum bicolor cultivar BTx623 chromosome 10, Sorghum_bicolor_NCBIv3, whole genome shotgun sequence, one genomic interval encodes:
- the LOC110430943 gene encoding glutamate receptor 3.5-like isoform X1, translated as MGGAAQLVVVTVLLATAAAASAAGPRPSEVAVGALFTYDSTIGRAAQLAIELAVDDVNADAKVLKGTKLNLIPMDTNCSGFLGTIKALELMEKNVVAVIGPQSSEIGHVISQVVNELHVPLLSFAATDPTLSASEYPYFIRTTTSDYFQMNAVASIVDYYQWKRVTAIYVDDDYGRGGVSALGDALALKRAQVSYKAAIPPNSDTDVIRDVLFRANMMESRIMVVHVNPDTGLRVFSAAKKLQMMTSGYVWIVTDWLAAVLDSSPASRDPKNISNIQGVIVLRQHTPDSDAKKKFISRWNTVARNRSMTSGLNSYAFYAYDSVWAVARSVDQFLNAGQQINFSTDPRLHDPNGTTLRLSTLKIFDGGDQMLQQLLLTNFTGLTGPVRFDSSGNLVRPAYDILNVGPSGASLVGYWSNYSGLSVSAPEILYQMPSNASSDYQLKNVVWPGDSTDIPRGWVFPNNGQPLRVGIPVKPSFKTLVSGSSPDTVRGYCIDVFKSAIKLLPYPVPYQFVPIGDGTKNPSYVGIVGMVASNTLDVAVGDFAIVRNGTRLAEYTQPYIDSGLVIVAPVKHVSSSAWAFLKPFTWEMWFVTGALFVLVGIVVWLLEHRTNEEFRGPPRNQIITIFWFSFSTMFFSHRQNTGTALGRFVLIIWMFVVLIITSSYTASLTSILTVQQLATGITGLDSLISSSLPIGYQTGKFTKKYLMINLNIPESRLVHLNTIQEYADALTRGPKNGGVAAIIDEKPYIDIFLSHYCNFKIVGQQFTREGWGFAFQKESPLAADMSTAILQLSESGKLQSIHDEWFTKPSCATDDESNLGATRLGLGSFWGLFLICALICLLALVMFFIQVCWQYKQYSNSEDADESSAAGADGAGKRQRRLSGLGSFKEIVKFVDMKEEEIMKKSTKRRSGEKDNHAAGLSYAQSVASA; from the exons ATGGGGGGTGCGGCTCAGTTGGTGGTGGTGACTGTGCTCTTGGCCACTGCCgccgcggcgtcggcggcggggcCGCGGCCGAGCGAGGTGGCCGTGGGCGCGCTCTTCACGTACGACTCCACGATTGGCCGCGCCGCGCAGCTCGCCATcgagctcgccgtcgacgacgtCAACGCGGACGCCAAGGTGCTCAAGGGAACCAAGCTCAACTTGATTCCCATGGACACCAACTGCAGCGGCTTCCTTGGCACCATCAAAG CTTTGGAGCTAATGGAGAAAAATGTAGTTGCTGTGATTGGCCCACAATCCTCTGAGATAGGCCATGTCATCTCTCAAGTTGTCAATGAGTTACATGTTCCTCTTCTATCATTTGCGGCGACGGATCCAACTCTTTCTGCATCAGAGTATCCTTACTTCATAAGGACAACCACAAGTGACTACTTCCAAATGAATGCCGTTGCTagcattgttgattactatcaATGGAAAAGAGTGACTGCTATATACGTCGATGACGATTATGGGCGAGGTGGTGTCTCGGCTCTTGGCGATGCGCTTGCATTGAAGAGGGCACAGGTTTCATATAAAGCAGCTATTCCTCCAAATTCAGACACAGACGTGATCCGTGATGTACTGTTTAGAGCAAACATGATGGAATCAAGGATCATGGTTGTGCATGTCAATCCTGACACGGGTTTGAGGGTATTTTCTGCAGCTAAGAAGCTCCAGATGATGACCAGTGGCTATGTCTGGATAGTAACTGATTGGCTAGCTGCTGTCCTCGATTCCTCCCCCGCATCTAGAGATCCTAAAAACATAAGTAATATTCAGGGAGTAATTGTTCTTCGTCAGCACACTCCTGATTCTGATGCCAAGAAAAAGTTCATATCTAGATGGAACACTGTGGCTCGTAACAGAAGTATGACTTCTGGACTGAACTCATATGCTTTCTACGCTTATGACTCAGTTTGGGCCGTTGCTCGCTCTGTCGACCAATTTCTCAATGCTGGGCAACAGATCAACTTCTCAACAGATCCAAGGCTGCATGATCCAAACGGCACCACTTTGCGTCTGTCAACTCTCAAGATATTCGATGGTGGTGACCAGATGCTGCAGCAACTTCTCCTCACAAACTTCACAGGTCTAACAGGTCCAGTCCGATTTGATTCAAGCGGCAATTTGGTACGCCCAGCTTATGATATCCTCAATGTTGGCCCCTCCGGTGCCAGCTTGGTCGGCTATTGGTCCAACTATTCAGGCCTTTCTGTGTCTGCTCCTGAAATTTTGTATCAGATGCCATCAAATGCATCCAGTGACTATCAGCTGAAGAATGTGGTATGGCCTGGTGATTCAACTGATATACCTAGGGGCTGGGTGTTTCCGAACAATGGCCAGCCTCTCAGAGTTGGGATCCCAGTTAAACCAAGCTTCAAGACATTGGTGTCAGGCAGTAGCCCTGATACTGTGAGGGGTTACTGCATTGATGTTTTCAAGTCAGCAATTAAACTGCTCCCTTACCCAGTTCCTTACCAGTTTGTACCTATTGGGGATGGCACAAAGAACCCTAGTTACGTCGGCATTGTTGGGATGGTTGCTTCCAAT ACACTTGATGTAGCTGTAGGCGACTTTGCGATAGTGAGAAATGGAACACGGCTTGCAGAGTACACACAGCCTTACATTGATTCAGGGCTTGTGATAGTGGCGCCAGTGAAACATGTAAGCTCAAGCGCCTGGGCTTTCCTTAAACCTTTCACATGGGAGATGTGGTTTGTCACAGGCGCTCTTTTCGTTTTGGTGGGAATTGTGGTGTGGCTACTCGAACATCGGACTAATGAGGAATTTCGAGGGCCTCCACGTAATCAAATCATAACAATATTCTG GTTCAGCTTCTCAACAATGTTCTTCTCACACA GGCAGAACACCGGAACCGCGCTCGGGCGTTTCGTGCTGATCATATGGATGTTCGTCGTGTTGATCATCACTTCAAGCTACACTGCCAGCTTGACGTCAATCCTGACGGTCCAACAGCTCGCGACAGGAATTACAGGACTTGATAGTCTCATATCAAGCTCTTTACCTATTGGATACCAGACCGGAAAATTCACCAAAAAATACCTGATGATAAACCTCAACATTCCTGAGTCTCGATTGGTGCATCTGAACACGATCCAAGAATACGCTGATGCCCTTACCCGTGGACCAAAAAATGGCGGCGTTGCTGCAATTATCGACGAGAAGCCATATATCGATATCTTCCTGTCACACTACTGCAACTTCAAGATTGTGGGACAGCAGTTCACAAGGGAAGGATGGGGATTT GCATTCCAGAAAGAGTCCCCCCTTGCTGCAGATATGTCAACCGCCATCCTTCAGCTTTCAGAGAGTGGCAAGCTTCAGAGCATCCATGACGAGTGGTTCACAAAGCCGAGCTGCGCCACCGACGATGAGAGCAATCTGGGAGCAACCAGGCTTGGCCTCGGAAGCTTCTGGGGCCTTTTCCTCATCTGTGCCCTGATCTGTCTCTTAGCTCTGGTGATGTTCTTCATACAAGTCTGCTGGCAGTACAAGCAGTACTCCAATTCTGAAGATGCTGATGAGTCCAGTGCAGCTGGCGCTGATGGTGCTGGCAAAAGACAGCGGAGGCTGTCAGGCCTTGGCAGCTTCAAAGAGATAGTAAAGTTTGTCGACATGAAGGAGGAGGAAATCATGAAGAAGTCGACGAAACGCCGGTCAGGCGAGAAAGATAACCATGCTGCAGGATTGTCATATGCTCAATCGGTGGCTTCAGCATAG
- the LOC110430943 gene encoding glutamate receptor 3.5-like isoform X2: MEKNVVAVIGPQSSEIGHVISQVVNELHVPLLSFAATDPTLSASEYPYFIRTTTSDYFQMNAVASIVDYYQWKRVTAIYVDDDYGRGGVSALGDALALKRAQVSYKAAIPPNSDTDVIRDVLFRANMMESRIMVVHVNPDTGLRVFSAAKKLQMMTSGYVWIVTDWLAAVLDSSPASRDPKNISNIQGVIVLRQHTPDSDAKKKFISRWNTVARNRSMTSGLNSYAFYAYDSVWAVARSVDQFLNAGQQINFSTDPRLHDPNGTTLRLSTLKIFDGGDQMLQQLLLTNFTGLTGPVRFDSSGNLVRPAYDILNVGPSGASLVGYWSNYSGLSVSAPEILYQMPSNASSDYQLKNVVWPGDSTDIPRGWVFPNNGQPLRVGIPVKPSFKTLVSGSSPDTVRGYCIDVFKSAIKLLPYPVPYQFVPIGDGTKNPSYVGIVGMVASNTLDVAVGDFAIVRNGTRLAEYTQPYIDSGLVIVAPVKHVSSSAWAFLKPFTWEMWFVTGALFVLVGIVVWLLEHRTNEEFRGPPRNQIITIFWFSFSTMFFSHRQNTGTALGRFVLIIWMFVVLIITSSYTASLTSILTVQQLATGITGLDSLISSSLPIGYQTGKFTKKYLMINLNIPESRLVHLNTIQEYADALTRGPKNGGVAAIIDEKPYIDIFLSHYCNFKIVGQQFTREGWGFAFQKESPLAADMSTAILQLSESGKLQSIHDEWFTKPSCATDDESNLGATRLGLGSFWGLFLICALICLLALVMFFIQVCWQYKQYSNSEDADESSAAGADGAGKRQRRLSGLGSFKEIVKFVDMKEEEIMKKSTKRRSGEKDNHAAGLSYAQSVASA; encoded by the exons ATGGAGAAAAATGTAGTTGCTGTGATTGGCCCACAATCCTCTGAGATAGGCCATGTCATCTCTCAAGTTGTCAATGAGTTACATGTTCCTCTTCTATCATTTGCGGCGACGGATCCAACTCTTTCTGCATCAGAGTATCCTTACTTCATAAGGACAACCACAAGTGACTACTTCCAAATGAATGCCGTTGCTagcattgttgattactatcaATGGAAAAGAGTGACTGCTATATACGTCGATGACGATTATGGGCGAGGTGGTGTCTCGGCTCTTGGCGATGCGCTTGCATTGAAGAGGGCACAGGTTTCATATAAAGCAGCTATTCCTCCAAATTCAGACACAGACGTGATCCGTGATGTACTGTTTAGAGCAAACATGATGGAATCAAGGATCATGGTTGTGCATGTCAATCCTGACACGGGTTTGAGGGTATTTTCTGCAGCTAAGAAGCTCCAGATGATGACCAGTGGCTATGTCTGGATAGTAACTGATTGGCTAGCTGCTGTCCTCGATTCCTCCCCCGCATCTAGAGATCCTAAAAACATAAGTAATATTCAGGGAGTAATTGTTCTTCGTCAGCACACTCCTGATTCTGATGCCAAGAAAAAGTTCATATCTAGATGGAACACTGTGGCTCGTAACAGAAGTATGACTTCTGGACTGAACTCATATGCTTTCTACGCTTATGACTCAGTTTGGGCCGTTGCTCGCTCTGTCGACCAATTTCTCAATGCTGGGCAACAGATCAACTTCTCAACAGATCCAAGGCTGCATGATCCAAACGGCACCACTTTGCGTCTGTCAACTCTCAAGATATTCGATGGTGGTGACCAGATGCTGCAGCAACTTCTCCTCACAAACTTCACAGGTCTAACAGGTCCAGTCCGATTTGATTCAAGCGGCAATTTGGTACGCCCAGCTTATGATATCCTCAATGTTGGCCCCTCCGGTGCCAGCTTGGTCGGCTATTGGTCCAACTATTCAGGCCTTTCTGTGTCTGCTCCTGAAATTTTGTATCAGATGCCATCAAATGCATCCAGTGACTATCAGCTGAAGAATGTGGTATGGCCTGGTGATTCAACTGATATACCTAGGGGCTGGGTGTTTCCGAACAATGGCCAGCCTCTCAGAGTTGGGATCCCAGTTAAACCAAGCTTCAAGACATTGGTGTCAGGCAGTAGCCCTGATACTGTGAGGGGTTACTGCATTGATGTTTTCAAGTCAGCAATTAAACTGCTCCCTTACCCAGTTCCTTACCAGTTTGTACCTATTGGGGATGGCACAAAGAACCCTAGTTACGTCGGCATTGTTGGGATGGTTGCTTCCAAT ACACTTGATGTAGCTGTAGGCGACTTTGCGATAGTGAGAAATGGAACACGGCTTGCAGAGTACACACAGCCTTACATTGATTCAGGGCTTGTGATAGTGGCGCCAGTGAAACATGTAAGCTCAAGCGCCTGGGCTTTCCTTAAACCTTTCACATGGGAGATGTGGTTTGTCACAGGCGCTCTTTTCGTTTTGGTGGGAATTGTGGTGTGGCTACTCGAACATCGGACTAATGAGGAATTTCGAGGGCCTCCACGTAATCAAATCATAACAATATTCTG GTTCAGCTTCTCAACAATGTTCTTCTCACACA GGCAGAACACCGGAACCGCGCTCGGGCGTTTCGTGCTGATCATATGGATGTTCGTCGTGTTGATCATCACTTCAAGCTACACTGCCAGCTTGACGTCAATCCTGACGGTCCAACAGCTCGCGACAGGAATTACAGGACTTGATAGTCTCATATCAAGCTCTTTACCTATTGGATACCAGACCGGAAAATTCACCAAAAAATACCTGATGATAAACCTCAACATTCCTGAGTCTCGATTGGTGCATCTGAACACGATCCAAGAATACGCTGATGCCCTTACCCGTGGACCAAAAAATGGCGGCGTTGCTGCAATTATCGACGAGAAGCCATATATCGATATCTTCCTGTCACACTACTGCAACTTCAAGATTGTGGGACAGCAGTTCACAAGGGAAGGATGGGGATTT GCATTCCAGAAAGAGTCCCCCCTTGCTGCAGATATGTCAACCGCCATCCTTCAGCTTTCAGAGAGTGGCAAGCTTCAGAGCATCCATGACGAGTGGTTCACAAAGCCGAGCTGCGCCACCGACGATGAGAGCAATCTGGGAGCAACCAGGCTTGGCCTCGGAAGCTTCTGGGGCCTTTTCCTCATCTGTGCCCTGATCTGTCTCTTAGCTCTGGTGATGTTCTTCATACAAGTCTGCTGGCAGTACAAGCAGTACTCCAATTCTGAAGATGCTGATGAGTCCAGTGCAGCTGGCGCTGATGGTGCTGGCAAAAGACAGCGGAGGCTGTCAGGCCTTGGCAGCTTCAAAGAGATAGTAAAGTTTGTCGACATGAAGGAGGAGGAAATCATGAAGAAGTCGACGAAACGCCGGTCAGGCGAGAAAGATAACCATGCTGCAGGATTGTCATATGCTCAATCGGTGGCTTCAGCATAG